One Lacipirellulaceae bacterium DNA window includes the following coding sequences:
- a CDS encoding endo-1,4-beta-xylanase — translation MKRIRFALALALIQLGLPNLQAEQVLSDFSAGFDYVFDGFSQSLDQGVVRLHDPNDGWGGGGSNVGDSSGSFSDLSSFSNGRVVVDLSVAATHGVDLVGLELVDADNNRGTWQFNVSELVADAPTRLVSKTKLDRASYYNDGATNIDLSRIKQWNFLGDYSLRIPNPGDPVQFNLSLDRVALSNNAPAYPGAEADAPWRAEAATRVDAIRKADLEVTVTNSLGVALPGATVEIRQQKHAFGFGSAVEAFRLRDETHPNYDPANAIYKQKVEELFNVATVENALKWWPWENDLGNHSNQTGIDAVDWLNERGIKVRGHNVVWPGYENLPPSMRALLDASPNWDAAQQQQARDAVVAHIADVAGTFDGKLVAWDVVNEPRTNRDLFDRLDEGEQIVEAWFHAARAADAEVPLFLNEFSIVNSGGLVDTDAQQQFFDRLQGLKAAGVPLGGIGMQGHFTDLDLTGPEQVWAILDRFATLDLPIEITEFDYQTNDQQLQAEFTRDFLTAVFAHEGVENLTMWGFWEGAHWRPEAALFDEQWNIKPNGQAFLDLVFNQWWTEEELTTDDEGKVSLLGFKGEYEVIISHGDERVTSTLSLEDDGYVLEVQLPVKGADFNSSGNVDAADLAVWQQRYGEQLAGSELLLWQMQLSANPSLLSVPEPSSLLIAVGLSVLAPLRVL, via the coding sequence ATGAAACGGATTCGCTTCGCACTAGCCCTCGCCTTGATTCAGTTAGGGCTCCCCAACCTCCAGGCAGAGCAAGTCCTGTCGGACTTTTCAGCAGGCTTCGATTACGTCTTTGACGGCTTCTCACAGTCGCTCGATCAAGGAGTCGTTCGTCTGCACGACCCCAACGACGGCTGGGGCGGTGGAGGAAGTAATGTTGGCGACTCGAGTGGCAGCTTTTCTGACCTCTCAAGCTTTTCCAATGGCAGAGTCGTCGTCGATCTTTCCGTGGCTGCCACCCACGGTGTCGATCTTGTTGGCCTCGAACTCGTCGACGCCGATAACAACCGCGGCACCTGGCAGTTCAACGTTTCGGAACTTGTAGCTGACGCTCCAACGCGACTTGTCTCGAAAACGAAGCTCGATCGAGCAAGTTACTACAACGATGGTGCGACGAACATCGACCTGAGCCGCATCAAACAGTGGAATTTCTTAGGGGATTATTCGCTCCGTATCCCAAACCCGGGAGACCCTGTGCAATTCAATCTGTCGCTGGACCGCGTTGCCCTCTCGAATAACGCACCGGCCTACCCGGGAGCCGAAGCAGATGCGCCTTGGCGAGCGGAGGCCGCGACGCGGGTCGATGCGATTCGGAAAGCCGATCTCGAAGTCACCGTGACGAACTCCTTGGGCGTCGCGCTGCCGGGGGCAACAGTTGAGATTAGGCAGCAGAAGCACGCTTTTGGGTTTGGCTCAGCGGTCGAGGCCTTTCGACTACGGGATGAGACGCATCCGAACTACGATCCTGCGAACGCGATCTACAAACAAAAAGTCGAAGAGCTATTCAACGTCGCTACCGTGGAGAATGCATTAAAATGGTGGCCATGGGAGAACGATCTCGGGAACCATAGCAACCAGACAGGGATTGATGCTGTGGATTGGCTGAACGAACGCGGGATCAAGGTCCGTGGGCACAACGTGGTCTGGCCAGGCTACGAGAATCTCCCGCCGTCGATGCGAGCGCTACTCGACGCCAGCCCCAACTGGGATGCGGCCCAGCAACAGCAAGCTCGCGACGCCGTAGTGGCTCATATCGCTGACGTGGCGGGGACTTTCGACGGCAAGCTGGTCGCCTGGGATGTGGTGAACGAACCTCGGACAAACCGTGACTTATTTGATCGCTTGGATGAAGGGGAACAAATCGTCGAAGCTTGGTTTCACGCCGCACGTGCAGCAGATGCGGAAGTGCCGCTCTTTTTGAACGAATTTAGCATCGTCAATTCAGGCGGCCTCGTGGATACCGATGCTCAGCAGCAATTCTTTGACCGACTGCAGGGCCTGAAGGCGGCGGGAGTGCCTTTGGGCGGAATCGGCATGCAGGGGCACTTCACCGATCTCGACCTCACAGGGCCTGAGCAAGTTTGGGCGATTCTCGATCGATTCGCGACGCTTGATTTGCCCATTGAGATCACTGAGTTCGACTATCAAACGAACGACCAGCAATTGCAGGCGGAGTTCACACGCGACTTCCTCACAGCGGTCTTCGCTCACGAAGGCGTCGAGAACCTCACCATGTGGGGCTTCTGGGAAGGGGCTCACTGGCGTCCCGAGGCGGCCCTGTTTGATGAGCAGTGGAACATCAAACCCAACGGTCAGGCCTTTCTGGATTTAGTTTTTAACCAATGGTGGACCGAGGAAGAACTGACGACCGATGACGAAGGTAAAGTGAGCTTGCTGGGATTCAAAGGCGAATATGAAGTTATCATCTCGCACGGTGACGAAAGGGTGACGAGTACCCTCTCACTGGAAGACGATGGCTACGTCTTGGAAGTTCAGTTACCCGTCAAAGGCGCTGACTTCAACAGCAGTGGGAACGTGGACGCAGCTGACTTGGCCGTTTGGCAGCAGCGTTACGGCGAGCAGCTTGCCGGATCCGAACTCCTTCTATGGCAAATGCAGCTTTCAGCTAATCCCAGTCTTCTATCAGTTCCGGAACCATCCTCATTGCTTATTGCTGTGGGTCTATCTGTTTTGGCACCTCTGCGAGTGCTTTGA
- a CDS encoding HD domain-containing phosphohydrolase, which translates to MRIKKRKLLVFLLIISQLGCMLFGLASASGWLNRVVTEVIASRVDAEGRSLAHELATRASELNLDEVELGTDDWQRLQSVFEAAEVPHQGYAYMIRQDSGALICHSRLKDEPSLLGRFPGRTMLSTGYTAAPITTISKEANQLGRRLISGKVEIDGELHVFTGYTMPRFNALLAINQSEASIDQAIATLVYPVTQVGCVLTAFVIGVSSLLTVFLVGRYENSLAEANSSLERQVDARTQSLVNTRNAVIFGLAKLAESRDKDTGAHLERIRSYVTVLATELAFNNPEITSTYVANLAVASSLHDIGKVGIPDSVLLKPGKLTPAEREAMEMHTTLGSECLAAIQEQLGEDDFLQLAKEIAASHHEQWNGTGYPNQLQRKAIPLSARIVALADVYDALTSRRPYKQPIDHAEAREWIVTRYGTHFDPEVVEAFVAKEAEFARISAERSQIALPEVTTEAQALSEPEQLTLAPELSGA; encoded by the coding sequence ATGCGTATAAAAAAACGCAAGCTCCTTGTGTTTCTGTTGATCATCAGCCAACTCGGCTGCATGTTGTTCGGCCTTGCTTCGGCATCAGGCTGGTTAAATCGAGTTGTCACCGAGGTGATTGCCAGCCGCGTTGATGCGGAAGGTCGTTCGTTGGCTCACGAACTGGCGACCCGGGCAAGCGAACTGAACCTCGACGAGGTTGAGCTTGGGACTGACGACTGGCAGCGACTTCAGAGTGTTTTCGAGGCGGCCGAAGTTCCTCACCAGGGATACGCCTACATGATCAGGCAAGATAGTGGCGCGCTCATCTGCCACTCGCGGCTTAAGGACGAACCCTCACTCTTGGGTCGCTTTCCAGGCCGTACCATGCTTTCCACGGGCTACACGGCAGCACCGATTACAACCATTTCCAAAGAGGCGAATCAACTGGGACGCCGTCTGATCTCAGGCAAAGTGGAAATCGACGGTGAGCTGCACGTGTTCACCGGTTACACGATGCCAAGATTCAATGCCCTGCTTGCAATTAATCAGTCGGAGGCGAGCATTGACCAGGCAATCGCGACTTTGGTTTATCCCGTGACACAGGTCGGTTGCGTGCTGACTGCGTTTGTTATCGGAGTGTCAAGTCTGTTAACGGTGTTCCTCGTTGGTCGCTATGAGAACTCGCTTGCGGAAGCAAACTCAAGTCTTGAGAGACAGGTCGATGCTCGGACTCAGTCACTTGTGAACACTCGCAACGCGGTTATTTTCGGACTCGCCAAACTCGCAGAATCACGCGACAAGGACACCGGGGCCCATCTCGAGCGAATCCGCTCCTATGTCACTGTCTTGGCAACTGAATTGGCCTTCAATAATCCAGAAATCACCTCGACGTATGTTGCCAATTTGGCCGTTGCATCATCCCTGCACGACATTGGTAAGGTCGGGATTCCTGACAGCGTGTTATTGAAGCCCGGTAAGCTGACTCCCGCAGAGCGCGAAGCCATGGAAATGCACACCACGCTGGGCAGCGAGTGTTTGGCGGCCATTCAGGAGCAACTCGGCGAAGACGACTTCCTGCAACTCGCCAAGGAGATTGCTGCCTCGCATCACGAGCAATGGAACGGAACAGGCTATCCCAACCAGCTACAGCGGAAGGCGATTCCACTCTCCGCTAGAATCGTGGCTCTGGCGGACGTTTATGATGCTCTGACATCGCGTCGACCCTATAAGCAGCCAATCGATCATGCCGAAGCACGCGAATGGATTGTGACGCGTTACGGTACGCACTTCGACCCTGAAGTGGTCGAGGCCTTTGTGGCTAAGGAAGCTGAGTTCGCGCGGATCTCAGCTGAGCGATCGCAGATCGCGTTACCCGAAGTTACGACCGAAGCGCAAGCACTTAGCGAACCCGAGCAGCTAACCCTCGCACCAGAACTCTCCGGGGCTTGA
- a CDS encoding DNA repair exonuclease: MSQPPLRFLHASDFHLERPLGGVSELPSHLREVFLEAPYVAAEQVFETALAESVDALILSGDMVDLDFAGPRAIVFLNEQFERLDAHGIKVYWAGGDIDPPDAWPPNASLPGNVHVFPVGRVETVDHLRDGSVVARVQGISRSQGKAVDDSGFHRDAHGQFTIGVSYGTAAAPGEEGDRVHYMALGGQHRRQTVDQSPGIAHYCGTTQGRSPEETGAHGCTLVNVDEAGHVKTTFVPTDAIRWVAETIEITAGTDEAAMMSQIRERISKLKTKHSGHDLLVTWNIEGRGELVNYLRRGGLSDELLARLRKRHGDDSPVVWSVAIECHEEIDVPGEWYDQETIMGDLLRQFRSLRAEPDTDLQLEGFLPESMREGAVATLAEVEPEDRDKLLLAASKLGIEMLTWDEEEEDDEE, translated from the coding sequence ATGTCACAACCGCCGCTCCGTTTTTTACACGCCAGTGATTTCCACCTCGAACGCCCGCTCGGCGGCGTGTCTGAGTTGCCCTCGCACCTCCGCGAAGTGTTTCTCGAAGCGCCTTACGTTGCCGCGGAACAAGTCTTCGAGACGGCACTCGCTGAGAGTGTCGACGCGTTGATCCTCTCAGGCGACATGGTCGATCTCGACTTCGCTGGTCCGCGAGCGATTGTCTTCTTGAACGAGCAGTTCGAGCGACTCGACGCACACGGAATCAAAGTCTATTGGGCGGGGGGCGATATCGATCCGCCCGACGCTTGGCCACCCAACGCGTCACTGCCTGGCAATGTTCACGTTTTTCCCGTTGGGCGAGTGGAGACCGTCGACCATCTTCGCGATGGCTCAGTCGTCGCGCGGGTGCAAGGCATCAGTCGCAGTCAGGGCAAGGCAGTCGACGACAGCGGCTTCCATCGCGACGCCCACGGACAGTTCACTATTGGAGTCAGCTACGGCACTGCCGCCGCTCCAGGGGAAGAGGGGGACCGTGTTCACTACATGGCTCTCGGCGGCCAGCATCGACGGCAAACCGTGGATCAGTCCCCCGGTATCGCCCACTACTGTGGTACGACCCAGGGGCGTTCGCCTGAAGAAACTGGCGCCCATGGCTGCACGCTCGTGAACGTGGACGAAGCGGGGCACGTGAAAACAACATTCGTACCAACTGACGCGATTCGGTGGGTCGCTGAGACGATCGAAATCACCGCCGGCACCGACGAAGCGGCAATGATGTCGCAGATTCGCGAACGAATCAGCAAACTCAAGACGAAACACTCGGGACACGATTTGCTCGTCACTTGGAACATCGAAGGCCGCGGCGAACTGGTGAATTATCTCCGTCGCGGTGGCCTTAGCGACGAACTGCTCGCACGACTCCGCAAACGCCACGGTGATGATTCGCCAGTCGTCTGGAGCGTTGCCATCGAGTGCCACGAGGAGATCGACGTCCCCGGCGAATGGTACGACCAAGAAACCATCATGGGCGACCTGCTTCGCCAGTTTCGTTCGCTTCGCGCCGAACCAGATACCGATTTGCAGCTCGAAGGCTTCCTCCCTGAAAGCATGAGAGAAGGAGCCGTAGCAACACTGGCCGAAGTCGAGCCCGAAGACCGCGACAAGTTGCTACTCGCAGCTTCGAAACTGGGCATCGAAATGCTCACGTGGGACGAAGAGGAAGAGGATGACGAGGAATAG
- a CDS encoding AAA family ATPase — protein MKITDLEIDGFGVWHDLKLNNLSRRVTAFYGPNEAGKTTVMHFVRSVLYGVSPKRRSRYLPPIDGGRAGGTLGIADTDTQFRASRYADRSDDDIGRVICKTPDGHESGDRLLREALADIDEKTYNNVFAIGLREIQELGTLTDTHAAQWLYRLTSGLDQVSLYDVIQELRQTRRSLLWAGKSKNPSKIAKLTAKRDKLRAEISRLTQQNRQWSQLAVKIAELDGQIDTAQANVRDCERRARTIEIAVGLKENWRRREKLNDELSAYAGRVSLADDALDRLDSLTRKTEQHQRQADVLQGQRHQLRDESGRLGINEALVRNCCRIDALGEQRDWLESLGRQMDDLEKQAQQFEGRYKAEQQRLSEALGMTRGTTLREISEGDIESLEPHVESVRVSQKKYDAAKRHLENLTANEQSLKTQIESAIVGGESHGLPMDLQEASDLVAKLRNRLQVEQRIEQSRQHELELEQQSHDLLDDQVMPLSTFSWLLAAFVIGALMIGINFIVPGSPFGQFGWLVTILGVGGGLFSLAFKFFTEDAAADKLDACQRQMEVLARQIGETEREKEMLDAELPMTDGSVLIRMQAAERHLAELEDVLPVEAQRKMAGNEVAEAETRVRQAKRELDNTLANWKTTIVALGLPESLDPLRLMKVTDRYGQLSELETRAKYRREDAAARAREHAALLRRIDDIHEEVGLEVPAEDADPINRLDSLLSARRKQLADVERREELRERAKELKAEEGKHRRAIVGLKRRKNALFQAVDCADEQAFRRLAADQEKAAELAKKREAIAREITAAIGRHESEETFATLLAPESIGRLDTAWEELTSELDELQEALKVLSEERGALNREQDELAEDHSLAECQLDLSLIENKLAEARQAWREHATVNRVLERIRTEYEADRQPETLAEASKYMAKLTAGQYTRIWTPLANDILLVETKEGESLPVDVLSRGTREQLFLSVRMALVATFARRGVNLPMVLDDVLVNFDAVRAQRAAEVLCEFAAGGHQLLIFTCHEHMWEMFKGLDADCRRLPVRRGQPAIPEPVIEVAKKPEVKPTKPKKKRKPKPKPEPVVEVVEEVEEIVEEIIEEPVPVEEDLYEYPFVERLVEEVVEVTREDIETEVLPEASEFHEYSFDIEPVEEPREADNALAYIINDEPTRERRDRRA, from the coding sequence ATGAAAATCACCGACCTGGAAATCGACGGCTTCGGCGTTTGGCACGATCTGAAGCTGAACAACCTGTCGCGCCGCGTCACGGCTTTCTATGGCCCCAATGAAGCGGGCAAGACGACCGTGATGCACTTTGTGCGCTCGGTCCTCTACGGCGTTTCACCAAAGCGACGCAGTCGCTATTTGCCACCGATTGATGGTGGTCGTGCCGGCGGAACGCTGGGCATCGCCGATACGGATACTCAGTTCAGAGCCTCACGCTACGCCGACCGTAGCGACGACGATATCGGCCGCGTCATCTGCAAAACACCAGACGGCCACGAAAGCGGCGATCGCCTGCTTCGCGAAGCACTCGCTGACATTGACGAGAAGACCTACAACAACGTCTTTGCGATTGGCCTGCGCGAGATTCAAGAACTCGGCACCTTAACCGATACGCATGCGGCTCAGTGGCTCTACCGACTCACCTCAGGGCTCGACCAAGTTAGTCTGTATGACGTGATCCAAGAACTCCGTCAGACACGCCGTAGCCTGCTCTGGGCAGGCAAAAGCAAGAACCCTTCCAAGATTGCCAAGCTAACCGCAAAACGCGATAAACTCCGCGCGGAGATCTCTCGCCTGACCCAGCAAAACCGTCAGTGGTCACAGCTCGCGGTGAAGATTGCCGAACTTGATGGTCAGATTGATACCGCCCAGGCCAATGTTCGCGACTGCGAGCGACGTGCCCGCACAATTGAGATTGCCGTCGGGTTGAAAGAAAATTGGCGTCGTCGTGAGAAACTCAACGATGAGCTTTCGGCATACGCAGGTCGAGTTTCCCTGGCGGACGATGCGCTCGATCGTCTCGACTCGCTCACCCGAAAAACCGAACAACACCAACGTCAAGCCGACGTACTCCAAGGCCAGCGGCACCAATTGCGTGACGAATCGGGGCGGCTGGGCATCAACGAGGCGTTAGTCCGTAACTGTTGCCGGATTGACGCGCTCGGCGAGCAACGTGACTGGCTCGAGTCGCTGGGTCGGCAGATGGACGACCTCGAAAAGCAGGCCCAGCAATTTGAAGGCCGCTACAAGGCAGAGCAACAGCGTCTTAGCGAAGCGCTCGGCATGACCCGCGGCACCACGTTACGTGAGATCAGCGAAGGTGATATCGAAAGTCTTGAGCCACATGTCGAGTCGGTTCGTGTCTCGCAGAAAAAGTACGATGCGGCCAAGCGTCATCTCGAAAACCTTACGGCCAACGAGCAGTCGCTAAAGACGCAAATCGAATCCGCCATTGTCGGCGGTGAATCGCACGGGTTGCCGATGGACCTCCAGGAAGCCAGCGACTTAGTCGCGAAGCTTCGCAATCGTCTGCAAGTCGAGCAGCGCATCGAACAGTCGCGTCAGCACGAGCTTGAGCTGGAACAACAGAGTCACGATTTGCTCGACGACCAAGTGATGCCACTCTCGACCTTCAGTTGGCTGCTGGCCGCGTTCGTGATTGGTGCCCTAATGATCGGCATCAATTTCATCGTGCCGGGGTCGCCGTTCGGGCAATTTGGTTGGCTGGTGACGATCTTGGGTGTGGGTGGCGGCCTGTTCAGCCTGGCCTTCAAGTTCTTCACCGAAGATGCTGCAGCCGACAAGCTCGACGCCTGCCAACGTCAGATGGAAGTCCTCGCTCGCCAAATCGGGGAGACAGAGCGTGAGAAGGAAATGCTCGATGCCGAACTGCCAATGACCGATGGTTCGGTCCTGATCAGAATGCAGGCCGCTGAACGCCACTTGGCGGAGTTAGAGGACGTACTTCCCGTCGAAGCCCAGCGGAAAATGGCCGGCAACGAAGTCGCCGAAGCAGAAACTCGCGTCCGCCAAGCGAAACGAGAGTTGGATAATACCCTTGCCAACTGGAAGACCACGATCGTTGCCCTCGGGCTGCCTGAGTCGCTCGATCCGCTGCGTCTGATGAAGGTCACCGATCGCTACGGTCAACTGAGCGAACTGGAAACCCGTGCCAAGTACCGTCGCGAAGATGCTGCCGCGCGAGCACGTGAACATGCGGCATTGCTTCGTCGGATCGATGACATCCATGAAGAAGTCGGTCTTGAAGTTCCTGCTGAGGATGCCGATCCCATCAATCGGCTGGATTCACTGCTCAGCGCGCGGCGGAAACAGCTTGCTGATGTCGAACGTCGTGAAGAGCTTCGCGAGCGTGCCAAGGAACTGAAGGCCGAAGAGGGCAAGCACCGCCGAGCGATCGTTGGCCTGAAGCGTCGGAAGAACGCCCTTTTTCAAGCGGTCGATTGTGCCGACGAGCAAGCTTTCCGCCGTCTGGCCGCTGATCAGGAAAAAGCCGCGGAGTTGGCGAAAAAGCGAGAAGCGATTGCGCGTGAAATCACTGCCGCGATCGGTCGCCACGAGTCGGAAGAGACCTTTGCCACATTGCTGGCGCCCGAGTCGATTGGCCGCCTCGACACCGCTTGGGAGGAGCTCACCAGCGAACTCGACGAGTTGCAAGAAGCTTTGAAAGTTCTCTCAGAAGAACGGGGCGCACTCAATCGCGAGCAAGATGAACTGGCAGAAGACCATTCACTGGCCGAGTGCCAGCTCGATCTGAGCCTCATCGAAAACAAACTCGCCGAAGCCCGCCAAGCTTGGCGAGAACACGCCACGGTTAATCGCGTTCTCGAAAGGATCCGCACCGAGTACGAAGCCGATCGCCAACCGGAGACGCTCGCCGAAGCCAGCAAGTACATGGCCAAGCTGACCGCAGGCCAGTACACACGGATCTGGACACCGCTGGCCAACGATATTTTGCTAGTTGAGACGAAAGAGGGCGAGTCGCTGCCAGTCGATGTCTTAAGCCGTGGTACCCGCGAGCAGTTGTTCTTGAGTGTTCGCATGGCTTTGGTCGCTACCTTCGCTCGTCGCGGCGTAAACCTGCCGATGGTGCTCGATGACGTGTTAGTGAACTTCGACGCCGTCCGTGCCCAACGTGCCGCGGAAGTACTCTGCGAATTCGCGGCCGGCGGGCATCAGCTGCTGATCTTTACTTGCCACGAGCACATGTGGGAAATGTTTAAGGGGCTCGACGCCGACTGCCGCCGCTTGCCTGTCCGACGAGGTCAGCCGGCAATTCCCGAACCTGTCATTGAAGTTGCCAAGAAGCCAGAAGTAAAACCGACGAAGCCCAAGAAGAAACGCAAGCCGAAGCCTAAACCGGAACCGGTCGTTGAAGTCGTCGAAGAAGTCGAAGAGATCGTAGAGGAAATCATCGAAGAGCCTGTGCCAGTCGAAGAGGATCTCTACGAGTATCCCTTCGTCGAGCGGCTCGTCGAAGAAGTTGTCGAAGTCACCCGGGAGGACATCGAGACGGAAGTACTCCCGGAGGCTTCGGAATTCCACGAGTACTCGTTCGACATCGAACCCGTGGAAGAGCCTCGGGAAGCCGACAACGCGTTGGCTTACATCATCAACGATGAGCCGACGCGGGAGCGACGAGACCGGCGGGCATGA
- a CDS encoding type II toxin-antitoxin system RelE/ParE family toxin — MNESADKPESKPLVWLEGEIKTPPFTPAARIEAGTLLRRLQRGEILGMPHSRPMPSVGKRCHELRIRDENHNWRILYRTDRDAIVILEVFAKKSGATPKRVIEVCQRRLTAYDRIMRE, encoded by the coding sequence GTGAACGAATCTGCCGACAAGCCGGAGAGTAAGCCGCTTGTCTGGTTGGAAGGTGAGATCAAGACGCCTCCGTTCACACCAGCGGCAAGAATTGAGGCGGGGACTTTGTTGCGTAGGCTTCAGCGTGGCGAAATTCTTGGAATGCCTCATTCTCGACCAATGCCCTCGGTCGGTAAACGTTGTCATGAGCTAAGAATTCGTGACGAGAATCACAATTGGCGAATCCTCTACCGCACGGATAGAGACGCAATCGTAATTCTCGAAGTATTCGCCAAGAAGTCAGGGGCGACGCCCAAGAGAGTCATTGAAGTTTGCCAGCGTCGACTTACGGCCTACGACCGTATCATGCGGGAATGA
- a CDS encoding helix-turn-helix transcriptional regulator has protein sequence MKKNKLDRLEQAGWKVSGAQQLLDLSDEEAALIEMKLSLADSLRKRRTDEGLTQEALAKLLGSSQSRVAKMETADASVSLELLVRSLLVLGASRQEVGRAIGKKSPVSAA, from the coding sequence ATGAAGAAAAACAAACTTGATCGGCTTGAGCAGGCCGGTTGGAAGGTTAGTGGTGCCCAACAGTTGTTGGACTTGTCTGACGAAGAAGCCGCCTTAATCGAAATGAAACTTTCATTGGCGGACAGTCTCAGAAAACGAAGAACCGACGAAGGTTTGACACAAGAGGCACTCGCAAAACTGCTCGGGTCGAGTCAATCGCGAGTCGCGAAGATGGAAACGGCCGACGCCAGCGTATCCTTGGAATTGCTGGTGCGATCGCTCTTGGTACTAGGAGCAAGCCGCCAGGAGGTTGGCCGCGCGATTGGCAAAAAGTCGCCTGTATCCGCGGCGTAG
- a CDS encoding AI-2E family transporter: MPRVVSFIVLVAILLLIGSMFFKVMLQFVVPLFLASVLVVVFKPLHQWMQKRIPGRPRISAMATTIAILVTVLGPASWLGLNSYREFNKQWGFLIPHEQETPKAENQRKELFERIEKRAELSLEWYEESFGKSFDIAGLYEQSAGWAFGAVRSGFSLALGLLFGMAIMILALYYFLVDGEAMIETLMRLSPLDDEYERELLNKFANVSRAVVVASLLSAIVQGILAGIGYYFALNEGSPIFLLTAATMAFAIVPFVGAAAVWVPTCLWIYFIDERLGAAIALGVYGAAIVSSSDNLVKPYVLHGQSNLHPLLALLSVLGGVQVLGPIGILVGPMLVAFVQALLNMLNKELRLMSNGTSKQESEYLAAHPEIATQAEAAAYEKDDLMSSIGTPESKQDESKDVPDTTVKKVAKGKRKRRKK; encoded by the coding sequence GTGCCTAGAGTTGTTTCGTTCATCGTCCTGGTGGCCATCTTGCTGTTGATTGGCTCGATGTTTTTCAAGGTGATGCTGCAATTCGTGGTGCCGCTGTTTCTTGCGTCGGTGCTGGTGGTTGTGTTCAAGCCGTTGCATCAGTGGATGCAGAAGCGGATTCCTGGCCGCCCGCGGATTTCGGCAATGGCGACGACGATTGCGATCCTTGTCACCGTCTTAGGTCCTGCAAGTTGGTTGGGGCTGAATAGCTATCGTGAATTCAACAAACAGTGGGGGTTCCTCATTCCTCACGAACAGGAAACTCCCAAGGCCGAGAACCAACGCAAGGAGCTATTCGAGCGCATCGAGAAACGGGCCGAGTTATCGCTAGAGTGGTACGAAGAATCTTTTGGCAAGTCGTTTGATATCGCTGGCCTGTACGAGCAGTCGGCGGGCTGGGCGTTTGGAGCAGTCCGAAGTGGATTCTCCTTGGCGCTTGGCTTGCTGTTTGGAATGGCGATTATGATTCTCGCCCTTTATTACTTCCTCGTCGATGGCGAAGCAATGATCGAGACGCTCATGCGGCTATCACCTTTGGATGATGAGTACGAGCGGGAATTGCTCAACAAATTCGCCAACGTCAGCAGAGCCGTGGTGGTGGCTTCGCTACTCTCAGCAATTGTGCAAGGCATCCTCGCGGGGATCGGCTATTACTTTGCCCTCAACGAGGGATCGCCAATCTTTCTGCTTACCGCGGCGACGATGGCGTTTGCGATCGTACCTTTCGTCGGCGCCGCGGCTGTTTGGGTGCCGACTTGCCTGTGGATCTACTTTATTGATGAACGTCTCGGAGCGGCAATCGCCTTAGGTGTCTACGGAGCGGCGATCGTCTCTTCGTCAGACAACCTTGTGAAACCGTACGTGTTACACGGTCAGTCCAACCTACATCCGCTGCTGGCGTTGCTGAGCGTGCTAGGCGGCGTCCAAGTTCTCGGGCCAATCGGTATTCTCGTCGGCCCGATGCTGGTTGCGTTCGTCCAAGCGTTGCTGAACATGCTCAACAAAGAACTACGGCTGATGAGCAATGGAACCAGTAAGCAAGAATCAGAGTATCTAGCCGCCCACCCCGAGATCGCCACCCAGGCCGAAGCCGCCGCCTATGAGAAGGATGATCTGATGTCGTCGATCGGCACTCCCGAGAGCAAGCAAGACGAATCGAAAGACGTGCCGGATACTACCGTGAAAAAGGTTGCGAAGGGGAAGCGGAAGCGGCGGAAGAAGTAG